A genomic segment from Nicotiana tabacum cultivar K326 chromosome 7, ASM71507v2, whole genome shotgun sequence encodes:
- the LOC107805875 gene encoding dolichyl-diphosphooligosaccharide--protein glycosyltransferase 48 kDa subunit isoform X1 gives MSRALALLALLSSFPFLALLSNAFSPENPTDRRVLVLLDDFSIKSSHSLYFNSLQTRGYDLDFKLADDPKIALQRYGQYLYDALILFSPTIDSFGGSLNAAAILEFVDAGHDLILAADASASDLIREIASECGVDFDEDVAAMVVDHTSYAVSDTEGDHTLIAGDNFIQSDVILGGEKIKAPVLFKGIGHSINPANSLVMKILSASPSAYSANPKSKLSAPPTLTGSAISLVSVVQARNNARILISGSLSMFGNRFFRSGVQKAGSTINHDKSGNEQFVTETSKWVFHERGHLKAVNVRHHKVEEAEEPSIYRINDDLEYSVEIYEWSGTSWEPYVADDVQVQFYMMSPYVLKTLSTNQKGVYYTSFKVPDVYGVFQFKVEYEKLGFTSLSLAKQIPVRPFRHNEYERFITTAFPYYGASFSMMGGFFLFSLVYLYHK, from the exons ATGTCTCGAGCACTAGCTTTGCTCGCGCTCCTCAGCTCCTTTCCATTTCTCGCACTCCTTTCCAATGCATTTTCTCCTGAAAACCCCACAGATCGGAGAGTTTTAGTTTTGCTCGATGATTTCTCCATCAAATCTTCACATTCTCTCTACTTCAATTCTCTCCAAACCCGAGGTTACGATCTCGATTTCAAGCTCGCCGATGATCCCAAGATCGCATTACAACGATACGGCCAGTATTTATATGACGCCTTAATTCTCTTTTCTCCAACCATTGATA GTTTTGGTGGATCACTTAATGCGGCAGCTATACTGGAGTTTGTTGATGCGGGTCATGATTTGATTCTTGCGGCTGATGCATCTGCTTCTGATCTGATTCGTGAGATTGCTTCTGAGTGTggagttgattttgatgag GATGTGGCAGCTATGGTCGTCGATCATACAAGCTATGCAGTTTCTGATACAGAAGGGGACCACACCTTGATTGCTGGTGATAATTTCATACAATCTGATGTAATCTTGGGCGGAGAAAAGATCAAG GCTCCTGTACTCTTCAAGGGGATTGGTCATTCTATAAATCCAGCCAATAGCTTG GTGATGAAAATCCTCTCAGCTTCTCCTTCAGCATATTCAGCTAATCCTAAATCCAAATTATCAGCTCCGCCAACACTCACTGGATCCGCAATCAGTCTCGTTTCAGTCGTGCAG GCAAGAAATAATGCTCGAATTCTTATATCTGGCtccttgagcatgtttggcaatCG ATTCTTCAGATCTGGGGTGCAAAAGGCTGGAAGCACAATCAA CCATGATAAATCTGGCAATGAGCAGTTTGTGACTGAGACTAGCAAGTGGGTCTTCCATGAAAGAGGTCATCTCAAG GCTGTGAATGTAAGACATCACAAAGTTGAGGAGGCAGAGGAACCTTCTATATACAGAATCAATGATGACCTG GAATATTCTGTTGAGATTTATGAATGGTCTGGAACAAGTTGGGAACCTTATGTCGCAGATGATGTTCAAGTTCAGTTTTACATGATGAGCCCCTATGTTCTGAAAACCCTGTCAACCAATCAGAAG GGTGTCTATTATACATCGTTCAAGGTTCCAGATGTTTATGGAGTATTCCAGTTTAAGGTTGAGTACGAGAAATTAGGATTCACAAGCTTGAGCCTTGCAAAACAG